The following coding sequences are from one Onychostoma macrolepis isolate SWU-2019 chromosome 24, ASM1243209v1, whole genome shotgun sequence window:
- the prpf4bb gene encoding LOW QUALITY PROTEIN: pre-mRNA processing factor 4Bb (The sequence of the model RefSeq protein was modified relative to this genomic sequence to represent the inferred CDS: deleted 2 bases in 1 codon) yields MADVEMDLRSKRLNNGPEDLESPEKSGNEDENGDMSGEDEEEGEEEAEVNGEKQDSGSKHHSSGSKHKKKKHKHRSKHKKHKHASEEDKDRKRKHRHKHKKHRRKEEPPSSPSGAINRRAEDVSPSLGSATLDDKALLEDLEKQRALIKAELDSQLMEGKVQSGMGLILQGYNSGSEEDGEEQRARNGEQRQRTSGGRTRSPRDQISRGIRSKRDSTDTSKPSVKRRSRSIGRDAKLERMTKIVKETVKERSKSKEKKRSRSRDKSRERLRKSQSPSTRRRSAERKSDQKGRADRRSSPHIDEKREQVAQRSNSRGRKSRSRDRRSHSKDARLGRSAADREKRPGKSPSKDTSSGKENRSPHQRRALSPQRRRSSSPRHRDRQPNQPPSGSADRSSKLSHSPSRNRSPVRRGQSRSNERRRDSPSRKRPRMDGAGRSRETSPARRRVSRSPLRRRSVSPRRQFRSSPRRRSRSPLRRRSVERDRFGRARPRRSTSRERDRRRRRSRDEDKFKGSLSEGMKADQDSSSEEVMEDFDAEEEDEEALIEQRRQQRLAIVQKYKAVNEDSNMGSMASEPSSPQSSTRSRSPSPDDILERVAADVKEYERENVNTFEANIKAKHNLIAQEKEGANPKKPSAPDMFTESDDMFAADFDSARLRAAGIGKDFKENPNLRDNWTDAEGYYRVNIGEILDKRYDVYGYTGQGVFSNVVRARDTARAGQEVAVKIIRNNELMQKTGLKELEFLKKLNDADPDDKFHCLRLFRHFYHKQHLCLVFEPLSMNLREVLKKYGKDVGLHIKAVRSYSQQLFLALKLLKRCNILHADIKPDNILVNESKTILKLCDFGSASHVADNEITPYLVSRFYRAPEIVIGKPYDYGIDMWSVGCTLYELYTGKILFPGSSNNHMLKLAMDLKGKMPNKMIRKGLFKDQHFDQNLNFLYIEVDKVTEREKVTVMSTINPTKDLLADMIGGQRLPEDQRKKVMQLKDLLDGTLMLDPAKRISINQALQHPFIQEKI; encoded by the exons GCCAGAGGATTTAGAGAGTCCAGAGAAGAGTGGGAATGAGGATGAAAACGGTGATATGTCTGGAGAGGATGAAGAGGAGGGTGAGGAAGAAGCGGAGGTGAATGGAGAGAAGCAGGACAGCGGTTCCAAACATCACAGCAGTGGCAGCAAAcacaagaaaaagaaacacaagcACCGTAGCAAGCACAAAAAGCACAAACATGCGTCTGAGGAAGATAAGGACCGCAAACGGAAACATAGACACAAACATAAGAAGCACAGGCGCAAAGAGGAGCCACCCTCCTCACCATCTGGGGCCATTAACAGGAGGGCTGAGGATGTCTCTCCATCACTGGGCAGTGCAACTCTGGATGACAAGGCGCTTCTTGAAGACCTGGAGAAACAAAGAGCACTGATTAAAGCTGAGCTGGACAGCCAGCTGATGGAGGGGAAGGTTCAGTCAGGAATGGGCCTGATTCTACAAGGTTACAATTCTGGCTCAGAAGAGGATGGAGAGGAACAGAGAGCACGTAATGGGGAGCAACGGCAAAGAACCAGTGGGGGCAGAACCCGCTCACCTAGGGACCAGATAAGCAGGGGGATTAGATCCAAACGGGACTCAACGGACACCAGCAAACCAAGCGTTAAACGGCGCAGCCGCTCTATTGGTAGGGATGCTAAGCTTGAACGAATGACCAAAATTGTGAAAGAGACTGTTAAAGAGCGTAGCAAGTCCAAAGAGAAAAAACGCTCCCGGAGCAGGGACAAATCCAGGGAGCGTTTAAGGAAATCCCAGTCCCCGTCTACTAGAAGACGCTCAGCGGAGAGAAAGTCAGACCAGAAGGGACGTGCTGATCGGCGTTCTTCTCCCCATATAGATGAGAAGCGGGAACAAGTCGCACAGAGATCAAACTCACGAGGACGCAAGAGCCGGTCACGAGATCGACGATCTCACTCTAAAGATGCCCGGCTGGGTCGCTCGGCG GCGGACAGAGAAAAGAGGCCTGGAAAGTCTCCATCCAAAGACACCTCATCTGGGAAAGAGAATCGGTCTCCTCATCAACGTCGAGCTCTTAGCCCTCAACGTCGACGCAGTTCCTCCCCTCGCCATAGGGACCGCCAGCCCAACCAGCCCCCATCGGGTTCTGCAGACCGGAGTTCCAAACTGAGCCACTCGCCGTCTAGAAACCGGTCACCAGTCAGGAGAGGACAAAGTCGCTCAAATGAGCGCCGGAGAGATTCCCCCTCCAG GAAGCGTCCCCGTATGGATGGAGCTGGGAGATCACGGGAAACGAGTCCAGCGCGGCGCCGAGTGAGCCGCTCACCACTCAGACGTAGGTCTGTATCACCACGGCGACAGTTTCGCTCCTCACCCAGAAGACGAAGTCGATCGCCCCTGAGACGCAG GTCTGTTGAAAGGGACCGGTTTGGCCGCGCCAGACCACGACGATCCACCTCCAGAGAGCGTGATAGGAGGAGGAGGCGAAGTCGGGATGAAGACAAATTCAAAGGCAGCCTGTCAGAGGGTATGAAAGCAGACCAAGACTCCTCCTCTGAAGAAGT GATGGAGGACTTTGATGCtgaagaggaggatgaagagGCTCTGATTGAGCAGCGACGACAACAGCGACTTGCCATTGTCCAG AAATATAAAGCGGTAAATGAGGACAGCAATATGGGCTCCATGGCATCAGAGCCCAGCAGTCCTCAGAGCAGCACCCGCAGTCGTTCACCTTCCCCTGATGACATCCTGGAACGAGTAGCAGCTGATGTTAAGGAATATGAGCGGGAGAATGTAAACACTTTTGAGGCCAACATCAAGGCCAAGCACAACCTCATCGCTCAGGAGAAAGAAG GAGCTAACCCAAAGAAGCCCTCAGCACCCGACATGTTCACGGAGTCAGATGACATGTTTGCTGCAGATTTTGAT AGTGCCAGACTGAGGGCTGCGGGTATTGGTAAAGATTTTAAGGAGAACCCCAATCTCAGGGATAACTGGACTGATGCAGAAGGATACTACC GTGTGAACATCGGTGAGATACTGGACAAGCGGTATGATGTGTATGGGTACACTGGACAGGGTGTGTTCAGTAATGTGGTCAGAGCTAGAGACACTGCCCGGGCTGGCCAGGAGGTGGCAGTCAAGATCATCCGAAACAATGAGCTTAT GCAGAAGACGGGACTGAAGGAGCTTGAATTTCTAAAGAAGCTGAATGATGCAGATCCTGATGATAAATTTCACTGTCTGCGGCTCTTCAGACACTTTTACCACAAACAGCATCTCTGTTTGGTGTTTGAACCTCTCAG TATGAATCTGCGGGAAGTGCTTAAGAAGTATGGTAAAGACGTGGGGTTGCACATCAAGGCAGTTCGTTCCTACAGTCAGCAGCTCTTTTTGGCCCTGAAACTACTGAAACGCTGCAACATCCTCCATGCTGACATCAAACCAGACAACATATTG GTGAATGAATCAAAGACCATTCTTAAACTCTGTGATTTCGGCTCTGCATCTCATGTTGCTGACAATGAAATCACTCCCTACCTAGTCAGCAGATTCTACAGGGCACCTGAAATCG TCATTGGTAAACCGTATGATTATGGCATTGATATGTGGTCAGTCGGCTGTACCCTGTATGAGCTATACACTGGGAAGATCCTGTTCCCTGGCTCTTCCAACAACCACATGCTGAAGCTGGCTATGGATCTGAAGGGCAAAATGCCCAACAAG ATGATCCGGAAAGGCCTGTTTAAAGACCAACATTTTGACCAGAACTTGAACTTCCTGTATATAGAGGTAGACAAAGTGACTGAAAGG gAGAAGGTAACTGTGATGAGCACCATTAACCCCACTAAAGACCTGCTTGCAGACATGATCGGAGGTCAGAGGTTACCTGAGGATCAGAGAAAGAAGGTCATGCAGCTTAAAGATCTGTTGGACGGTACTCTGATGCTGGACCCAGCTAAACGCATCAGCATCAACCAAGCCCTACAGCACCCTTTCATTCAGGAGAAGATATGA